A region from the Triticum aestivum cultivar Chinese Spring chromosome 3D, IWGSC CS RefSeq v2.1, whole genome shotgun sequence genome encodes:
- the LOC123079651 gene encoding interactor of constitutive active ROPs 2, chloroplastic isoform X2, whose product MQTAKTRNGSVEHPARGSPLGANKTGRPTRLAGLDSGVDAAATKSPTGRSPKVERRTTMTAEREKRRSPMKLSELESQLSQLQDELKKAKEQLHSSENSRKRALQEAEEARAQAAEASAQASDSRAQLAELSSVEETRIFELRRLSQERDRSWQSELEAMQKQHEADSAALVAAMGEVHRLRVQLAAAARADRKQEVAEALATVDELRAKLTASEEAEAQARALHEECKQQLEASRATIDSLLTDGSKLMDSFSLVVTELEESRAKLKALEEEVEETTSAKAAAAGQSCNCSDSEAAELRSALEDVEARFQEEKILSTVETQCAYELMDQIKVESDLRHGKLATALASAKSEVMFLKASLFDRESELRRAQDATKKAQDDARTNSTADELKAQLQGALQENGQLKLELRQYESEKVPAKSEADAAAEAAKKGETEAELRRLRVQAEQWRKAAETAMALLTVGKGGNGKILDRGESLDGGKYAGLYDELDDDAAAARKNGNVLRRISGMWKK is encoded by the exons ATGCAGACAGCCAAGACAAG GAATGGCTCCGTGGAGCACCCTGCCCGTGGGTCTCCTCTCGGGGCAAACAAGACGGGCCGGCCGACGAGGCTGGCCGGCCTGGACTCCGGCGTCGACGCGGCGGCCACCAAGTCGCCCACCGGCCGGAGCCCAAAGGTGGAGCGCCGCACCACCATGACCGCCGAAAGAGAG AAAAGGAGGTCACCGATGAAGCTGTCGGAGCTGGAGTCCCAGCTCTCGCAGCTGCAGGACGAGCTCAAGAAGGCCAAGGAGCAGCTCCATTCCTCCGAGAATTCCAGGAAGCGGGCCCTGCAAGAGGCCGAGGAGGCCAGGGCGCAGGCCGCGGAGGCGTCGGCCCAGGCCAGCGACTCGCGGGCGCAGCTCGCCGAGCTCTCCTCCGTGGAGGAGACCCGCATCTTCGAGCTCCGCCGGCTGTCCCAGGAGCGCGATCGCTCGTGGCAGTCGGAGCTGGAGGCCATGCAGAAGCAGCACGAGGCGGACTCGGCCGCGCTCGTCGCGGCCATGGGCGAGGTGCACCGCCTCCGCGTGCAGCTCGCCGCGGCGGCCCGCGCCGAccgcaagcaggaggtggcggaggcgctggCGACCGTCGACGAGCTCAGGGCCAAGCTCACGGCGAGCGAGGAGGCCGAGGCGCAGGCGCGAGCATTGCACGAGGAATGCAAGCAGCAGCTGGAGGCGAGCCGGGCCACCATCGACTCGCTGCTCACGGACGGCTCCAAGCTGATGGATTCCTTCAGCCTCGTCGTCACGGAGCTCGAGGAGTCGCGCGCGAAGCTTAAGGCcctcgaggaggaggtggaggagacgACGTCGGCaaaggccgccgccgccggccagagCTGCAACTGCTCTGACTCGGAGGCCGCCGAGCTGAGGTCGGCGCTGGAGGACGTGGAGGCCAGGTTCCAGGAAGAGAAGATCCTGAGCACAGTCGAGACGCAGTGCGCGTACGAGCTCATGGACCAGATAAAGGTGGAGTCCGACCTGCGGCATGGCAAGCTTGCCACGGCGCTCGCGAGCGCCAAGTCCGAGGTCATGTTCCTCAAGGCGAGCCTGTTCGACAGGGAGTCCGAGCTGAGGCGCGCCCAGGACGCGACCAAGAAGGCACAGGACGACGCGAGAACGAACAGCACGGCCGACGAGCTGAAAGCGCAGCTGCAAGGCGCGCTGCAGGAGAACGGGCAGCTGAAGCTCGAGCTGCGGCAGTACGAGTCCGAGAAAGTGCCGGCGAAATCGGAGGCcgacgccgcggcggaggcggcgaagaAGGGGGAGACAGAGGCCGAGCTGAGGCGGCTGAGGGTGCAGGCCGAGCAGTGGCGCAAGGCCGCCGAGACCGCCATGGCGttgctcaccgtgggcaagggcggcAACGGGAAGATCTTGGACCGTGGCGAGTCGCTGGACGGCGGCAAGTACGCGGGCTTGTAcgacgagctcgacgacgacgcggcgGCCGCCAGGAAGAACGGCAACGTGCTCCGGAGGATCAGTGGGATGTGGAAGAAATGA
- the LOC123079651 gene encoding interactor of constitutive active ROPs 2, chloroplastic isoform X1: protein MLYLSKMHFLRLYSSSTAVRNGSVEHPARGSPLGANKTGRPTRLAGLDSGVDAAATKSPTGRSPKVERRTTMTAEREKRRSPMKLSELESQLSQLQDELKKAKEQLHSSENSRKRALQEAEEARAQAAEASAQASDSRAQLAELSSVEETRIFELRRLSQERDRSWQSELEAMQKQHEADSAALVAAMGEVHRLRVQLAAAARADRKQEVAEALATVDELRAKLTASEEAEAQARALHEECKQQLEASRATIDSLLTDGSKLMDSFSLVVTELEESRAKLKALEEEVEETTSAKAAAAGQSCNCSDSEAAELRSALEDVEARFQEEKILSTVETQCAYELMDQIKVESDLRHGKLATALASAKSEVMFLKASLFDRESELRRAQDATKKAQDDARTNSTADELKAQLQGALQENGQLKLELRQYESEKVPAKSEADAAAEAAKKGETEAELRRLRVQAEQWRKAAETAMALLTVGKGGNGKILDRGESLDGGKYAGLYDELDDDAAAARKNGNVLRRISGMWKK, encoded by the exons ATGCTGTACTTGAGCAAGATGCATTTTCTCAGGTTATATTCGAGCAGTACGGCCGTGAG GAATGGCTCCGTGGAGCACCCTGCCCGTGGGTCTCCTCTCGGGGCAAACAAGACGGGCCGGCCGACGAGGCTGGCCGGCCTGGACTCCGGCGTCGACGCGGCGGCCACCAAGTCGCCCACCGGCCGGAGCCCAAAGGTGGAGCGCCGCACCACCATGACCGCCGAAAGAGAG AAAAGGAGGTCACCGATGAAGCTGTCGGAGCTGGAGTCCCAGCTCTCGCAGCTGCAGGACGAGCTCAAGAAGGCCAAGGAGCAGCTCCATTCCTCCGAGAATTCCAGGAAGCGGGCCCTGCAAGAGGCCGAGGAGGCCAGGGCGCAGGCCGCGGAGGCGTCGGCCCAGGCCAGCGACTCGCGGGCGCAGCTCGCCGAGCTCTCCTCCGTGGAGGAGACCCGCATCTTCGAGCTCCGCCGGCTGTCCCAGGAGCGCGATCGCTCGTGGCAGTCGGAGCTGGAGGCCATGCAGAAGCAGCACGAGGCGGACTCGGCCGCGCTCGTCGCGGCCATGGGCGAGGTGCACCGCCTCCGCGTGCAGCTCGCCGCGGCGGCCCGCGCCGAccgcaagcaggaggtggcggaggcgctggCGACCGTCGACGAGCTCAGGGCCAAGCTCACGGCGAGCGAGGAGGCCGAGGCGCAGGCGCGAGCATTGCACGAGGAATGCAAGCAGCAGCTGGAGGCGAGCCGGGCCACCATCGACTCGCTGCTCACGGACGGCTCCAAGCTGATGGATTCCTTCAGCCTCGTCGTCACGGAGCTCGAGGAGTCGCGCGCGAAGCTTAAGGCcctcgaggaggaggtggaggagacgACGTCGGCaaaggccgccgccgccggccagagCTGCAACTGCTCTGACTCGGAGGCCGCCGAGCTGAGGTCGGCGCTGGAGGACGTGGAGGCCAGGTTCCAGGAAGAGAAGATCCTGAGCACAGTCGAGACGCAGTGCGCGTACGAGCTCATGGACCAGATAAAGGTGGAGTCCGACCTGCGGCATGGCAAGCTTGCCACGGCGCTCGCGAGCGCCAAGTCCGAGGTCATGTTCCTCAAGGCGAGCCTGTTCGACAGGGAGTCCGAGCTGAGGCGCGCCCAGGACGCGACCAAGAAGGCACAGGACGACGCGAGAACGAACAGCACGGCCGACGAGCTGAAAGCGCAGCTGCAAGGCGCGCTGCAGGAGAACGGGCAGCTGAAGCTCGAGCTGCGGCAGTACGAGTCCGAGAAAGTGCCGGCGAAATCGGAGGCcgacgccgcggcggaggcggcgaagaAGGGGGAGACAGAGGCCGAGCTGAGGCGGCTGAGGGTGCAGGCCGAGCAGTGGCGCAAGGCCGCCGAGACCGCCATGGCGttgctcaccgtgggcaagggcggcAACGGGAAGATCTTGGACCGTGGCGAGTCGCTGGACGGCGGCAAGTACGCGGGCTTGTAcgacgagctcgacgacgacgcggcgGCCGCCAGGAAGAACGGCAACGTGCTCCGGAGGATCAGTGGGATGTGGAAGAAATGA